A region of Jonquetella anthropi DSM 22815 DNA encodes the following proteins:
- a CDS encoding DUF1850 domain-containing protein — MKKFYFAGLVCLAAAAVFFAFRPQLYLIVRDESGRVRYAAKVDEGQQFTVRFVHSVALRPVDEIYTVRPDGIQVTATDYDMTGAGLPAEPLPGQKFEISNGKFHITGFTTVLKTLTYRVARVVANHRFIMNGAEHRLSEWGNPGRPVTFSVIRTSPLFIWRGF, encoded by the coding sequence GTGAAAAAATTTTATTTCGCCGGTCTGGTCTGTCTGGCTGCGGCTGCCGTTTTTTTCGCGTTTCGTCCCCAGTTGTACTTGATCGTTCGGGACGAGTCCGGGAGGGTTCGATATGCCGCCAAAGTCGACGAGGGGCAGCAGTTTACGGTTCGTTTTGTCCACTCGGTGGCTCTGAGGCCGGTGGACGAGATTTACACGGTTCGGCCGGACGGGATTCAGGTGACCGCGACAGATTACGATATGACCGGCGCGGGGCTTCCGGCTGAGCCGCTGCCGGGGCAGAAGTTTGAAATTTCGAACGGTAAGTTTCACATCACCGGGTTCACGACGGTTTTAAAGACGCTGACGTATCGGGTGGCTCGAGTGGTGGCAAATCATCGGTTCATTATGAACGGCGCTGAGCATCGGCTCAGCGAGTGGGGGAATCCGGGGCGTCCTGTGACGTTTTCCGTGATCCGAACGTCGCCGCTTTTCATCTGGCGGGGTTTTTGA
- a CDS encoding TAXI family TRAP transporter solute-binding subunit, which produces MKRCGFLVTALGALVLCSTACADPVQLVMGTGGTTGTYYPLGGAISQIVSDHSDGAVTISAQATGASNENINLLKNGDVDLAIVQNDIAFYAKTGSMFFKEPVKNIRAISRLWPEPIQVAVNKDCPANSIADFGKLRISIGAPGSGNEANARQIFGAYGFYEEKDGKGEYKGFEPFFLSYAETTSHFKDRQIDGFEFTTAAPNSGIQEIVTTQPLKFINIDGAKRDEIIKAYPFFAPSVIPADTYQNQPKPVDTIAVQACLFCRSDLPDDLVYTITKTMFSQLALIGEAHHKGKEIVLEKALDGLQVEDLHPGALKYYKEVGLIK; this is translated from the coding sequence ATGAAACGGTGCGGTTTTCTTGTAACGGCGCTCGGCGCTCTGGTTCTGTGTTCGACGGCTTGTGCCGATCCAGTGCAGTTGGTTATGGGGACAGGCGGCACGACGGGGACGTACTATCCTTTGGGCGGCGCTATTTCTCAGATTGTGTCTGACCACTCCGACGGTGCGGTGACAATTTCAGCTCAGGCGACAGGGGCTTCAAACGAGAACATTAACCTGCTGAAAAACGGCGACGTTGATTTGGCGATCGTCCAGAACGATATCGCGTTCTACGCCAAGACCGGTTCGATGTTCTTTAAAGAGCCTGTGAAGAATATCCGGGCGATTTCCCGCCTGTGGCCAGAACCGATTCAGGTGGCGGTGAACAAGGACTGCCCGGCCAACTCGATCGCCGATTTTGGGAAGCTGAGAATTTCTATCGGCGCGCCCGGCTCCGGCAACGAGGCGAACGCCCGTCAGATTTTCGGCGCGTACGGTTTCTACGAGGAGAAGGACGGCAAGGGCGAGTACAAGGGCTTTGAGCCGTTCTTCCTGTCTTATGCCGAGACGACAAGTCATTTCAAGGACCGCCAGATCGACGGATTCGAGTTCACTACGGCGGCACCGAACTCGGGCATTCAGGAGATCGTGACGACCCAGCCGCTCAAGTTCATCAATATCGACGGCGCAAAGCGTGACGAGATTATCAAGGCGTACCCGTTCTTCGCTCCCAGCGTTATCCCGGCTGACACGTATCAGAACCAGCCCAAGCCGGTCGATACGATTGCCGTTCAAGCGTGCTTGTTCTGCCGCTCCGATTTGCCGGATGACTTGGTCTACACGATCACGAAGACGATGTTCAGCCAGCTGGCTCTGATCGGCGAGGCGCACCACAAGGGCAAGGAGATTGTCTTGGAGAAGGCGCTGGACGGTCTGCAGGTTGAGGATCTGCACCCGGGCGCTCTGAAGTACTACAAGGAAGTCGGCCTGATCAAGTAG
- a CDS encoding TRAP transporter substrate-binding protein, with translation MKKALMWICPCFFILAIGALQAKGADDPIRITYGHGFMPNTPQARAADEFKKRVEKESEGSILVDVFPSGQLGSAREMFEGVQMGTQEIALLPTARISGFNPTLQIFDLPFLFPDKNTAYKIFDGPIGQKLLSTLEANGVKGLAIYEDGFKNFTCNKKIAKMDDFQGLKFRTMESPIIMEQFKALGANPTPIDFSELYNALQQGSVDGQENPLVTIVSVKLYEVQNYMLLSNHAYLGHVFLVCKDWFDGLDEKKKEIITRNAKEIATWERHLVAEEEVGYLKTIKDSGTVVLNLSTEEREKMRAHMKNVYDIAEGIVGKDLLNLVTEAVEKETK, from the coding sequence TTGAAAAAAGCTCTTATGTGGATATGCCCCTGTTTTTTTATTTTAGCGATTGGAGCCCTTCAGGCCAAAGGAGCGGATGACCCTATAAGAATTACTTACGGTCATGGCTTTATGCCCAATACTCCTCAAGCCAGAGCGGCAGATGAATTCAAAAAACGGGTAGAAAAAGAATCCGAAGGAAGTATTTTGGTTGACGTTTTCCCATCCGGTCAGCTGGGATCAGCTCGTGAGATGTTCGAGGGTGTGCAGATGGGTACACAGGAAATTGCTCTTCTTCCTACAGCGCGCATCAGCGGCTTTAATCCCACATTACAAATTTTTGACCTTCCCTTCCTATTTCCCGACAAAAATACAGCCTATAAAATATTTGATGGACCAATAGGACAGAAATTATTATCCACTCTCGAAGCTAATGGTGTAAAAGGATTAGCAATTTATGAAGATGGTTTCAAGAATTTTACTTGCAACAAGAAAATAGCAAAAATGGATGATTTTCAGGGGTTAAAATTTCGCACTATGGAAAGCCCCATTATTATGGAGCAATTCAAAGCCCTAGGAGCCAACCCAACCCCCATAGACTTCAGCGAATTATACAATGCACTGCAGCAAGGGAGCGTTGATGGTCAAGAGAACCCTTTAGTAACCATTGTTTCGGTAAAACTTTACGAAGTCCAAAACTACATGCTGCTTTCCAACCATGCATATCTAGGTCATGTATTTTTAGTATGTAAGGACTGGTTTGATGGATTGGATGAGAAGAAAAAAGAAATTATTACACGTAATGCTAAGGAAATAGCAACTTGGGAAAGACATCTCGTAGCCGAAGAAGAAGTAGGGTACCTAAAAACTATCAAGGATAGCGGAACGGTAGTTCTCAATCTTAGTACAGAAGAGCGGGAAAAAATGAGAGCCCATATGAAAAACGTCTATGATATCGCTGAAGGCATTGTAGGCAAAGATTTGCTCAATCTGGTGACTGAGGCTGTGGAAAAGGAAACAAAATAA
- a CDS encoding TRAP transporter small permease, which produces MKYVNHATKIFLATCLLFAIILLFVNVTLRYFFKSAIFWAEETLRYLIVWITFIGSSMCIREESHIAIDVLSNVLSRKGKCILKILLNVVGIIFGAILLIVSFKFIQKVYTTNQVSSTIGNMPMYVIYLCFPIGFALYTLQSLDKVRSLLKSVKKESTQS; this is translated from the coding sequence ATGAAATATGTTAATCATGCGACTAAGATTTTTTTAGCAACTTGTCTCTTGTTCGCCATCATCTTACTTTTCGTCAATGTGACACTTCGCTATTTCTTCAAATCTGCCATCTTTTGGGCTGAAGAAACGCTACGGTACCTAATTGTATGGATTACTTTCATCGGTTCTTCTATGTGCATTCGTGAAGAATCTCATATTGCTATTGACGTTCTTTCCAATGTTTTAAGCAGGAAGGGCAAATGCATCCTCAAAATCTTACTCAACGTTGTAGGAATCATCTTCGGCGCCATTTTGTTGATCGTATCCTTTAAATTTATTCAGAAAGTTTATACTACAAACCAAGTTTCATCGACCATAGGGAATATGCCAATGTACGTAATTTATCTTTGTTTTCCCATCGGCTTTGCTCTTTACACGCTGCAATCCTTAGACAAGGTGCGATCATTGTTAAAATCCGTAAAAAAAGAAAGCACACAATCATGA
- a CDS encoding TRAP transporter large permease, translating into MTSILFFFLFIMLALNLPVFMALIVSTATVLTCFTSITPGIILQRMFAGIDKFSLMAVPFFIFAANVMNQGGLAPRILDFTNALVGHKRGGLAYTVVLTCMFLGAVSGSSPATVVAICSLMLPVMEQSGYSRGFSVGLIMAASSVAVIIPPSIGMIVYGTVTGTSIGELFLAGFFPGIIYGTAFMLYSAYYTRKHNVPLRPQATSEHRWNSFKSSGWALIIPILIIGSIYGGFCTPTESAGIVSVYAIFVSCFIYRELSFKELVNVAYESAIGTAQVMIILAGASVFSWLLTRLQIPATLAKVLNSVAQSQIMVLLVINIILLISGMFLDPASIQTIMSPLFLPSAVQFGVHPVHLGIIMVVNGAIGMFTPPFGLNLFVAAGVTKISLSELMKDVWIWILISFIALFLITYIPQISMVLPDLLFKK; encoded by the coding sequence ATGACAAGTATTTTATTCTTCTTTTTATTTATCATGCTGGCATTGAATCTTCCTGTTTTTATGGCCTTGATTGTTTCAACTGCTACTGTATTGACATGCTTTACTTCAATCACACCAGGCATCATACTCCAGCGGATGTTTGCAGGTATCGACAAATTTTCCTTGATGGCTGTTCCTTTTTTTATCTTTGCGGCCAATGTAATGAATCAAGGCGGTTTAGCGCCCCGTATATTGGACTTTACCAATGCATTGGTAGGACATAAGCGTGGTGGGCTAGCGTATACCGTGGTACTCACATGCATGTTTCTGGGAGCTGTCAGCGGTTCTTCACCCGCTACAGTCGTAGCGATATGCTCTTTAATGCTACCCGTGATGGAACAGAGCGGCTATAGCAGGGGATTTTCCGTAGGACTTATCATGGCAGCTTCCTCTGTAGCTGTGATTATTCCCCCCAGCATCGGCATGATTGTATATGGTACAGTGACAGGAACTTCCATAGGGGAACTCTTTTTGGCAGGTTTTTTCCCAGGCATCATTTATGGTACAGCTTTTATGCTTTACAGCGCTTATTACACTCGAAAACACAATGTTCCCTTAAGACCCCAAGCAACATCCGAACACAGATGGAATTCTTTTAAAAGCTCTGGTTGGGCCTTAATTATCCCAATTCTGATTATTGGAAGTATCTACGGAGGTTTCTGCACACCTACAGAATCAGCAGGTATTGTATCTGTCTATGCCATTTTTGTCAGTTGTTTCATATATAGGGAGCTTTCTTTTAAAGAGCTCGTCAATGTCGCTTATGAATCGGCTATAGGCACGGCTCAAGTGATGATCATTTTAGCTGGAGCTAGCGTTTTTTCTTGGTTACTGACTAGACTTCAAATACCCGCAACATTAGCAAAGGTTCTAAACTCGGTAGCCCAATCTCAAATAATGGTTCTATTAGTTATCAACATCATATTGTTAATATCCGGAATGTTTTTAGATCCAGCGTCTATTCAAACAATAATGTCGCCTCTATTTTTGCCTTCTGCGGTGCAATTCGGTGTACACCCCGTACATTTGGGTATTATTATGGTGGTAAATGGCGCCATTGGAATGTTTACTCCACCCTTTGGACTGAATCTTTTTGTCGCCGCAGGAGTGACCAAAATATCCCTCAGCGAACTAATGAAAGACGTTTGGATATGGATTTTGATCAGCTTTATTGCCTTATTTCTTATTACCTATATTCCACAAATTTCAATGGTATTGCCAGATTTGCTCTTCAAAAAATGA
- a CDS encoding formate--tetrahydrofolate ligase, whose product MPFPSDIEIAQSCKMDPIVSVAAKLNIPEDDLELYGRYKAKISHDLWNSVKDRPNGKLILVTAITPTPAGEGKTTTAVGLAQAMFKIGKKAALALREPSLGPVFGVKGGAAGGGYSQVVPMEDINIHFTGDLHAITAAHNLLAAMLDNSLQQGNPLNIDPRQIVLKRVMDMNDRSLRNIVIGLGGKANGVPRENGFDITVASEVMAIFCLATSLSDLKERLSRIIVAYTYDGKPVTCADLEAQGAMTMLLKDALKPNIVQTLEHTPAFIHGGPFANIAHGCNSIMATQYGLKLADYTITEAGFAADLGAEKFLDIVCRLGGIKPNAVVIVATVRALKMHGGVAKDKLGEVNMEALAAGIPNLEKHIENMNSFGLPVVVAVNAFPTDRPEELQLVEDKCAALGAKVVLSEIFAKGGEGGIEMAKAVVEACDQPNTFHYLYEPSMSPKEKITTIATKIYGADGVDFTADAEKDLKRFHDLGKDDLLVCMAKTQSSISDNANLKGRPTGFRVTVREVRLSAGAGFLVALCGAIMTMPGLPKRPAACNIDVDENGVISGLF is encoded by the coding sequence ATGCCCTTTCCGAGCGATATCGAAATAGCGCAGTCCTGCAAGATGGACCCCATCGTCAGCGTCGCCGCGAAGCTGAACATTCCCGAAGACGATCTCGAGCTGTACGGCCGCTACAAGGCCAAGATCTCCCACGACCTCTGGAACTCGGTCAAAGACCGCCCCAACGGCAAGCTGATTCTCGTCACGGCCATCACCCCCACCCCCGCCGGAGAGGGGAAGACCACCACGGCCGTCGGACTCGCTCAGGCGATGTTCAAGATCGGCAAGAAGGCCGCTCTCGCCCTCCGCGAGCCCTCGCTCGGGCCGGTCTTCGGCGTCAAGGGCGGCGCCGCCGGCGGCGGATACAGCCAGGTCGTCCCAATGGAGGATATCAATATCCACTTCACCGGCGACCTCCACGCCATCACGGCCGCTCATAACCTGCTCGCCGCAATGCTCGACAACTCCCTCCAGCAGGGCAACCCGCTCAACATCGACCCCAGACAGATCGTCCTCAAGCGCGTGATGGATATGAACGACCGCTCGCTTCGGAATATCGTCATCGGACTGGGCGGTAAGGCCAACGGCGTGCCCCGCGAGAACGGCTTCGATATCACCGTGGCCAGCGAGGTCATGGCTATCTTCTGTCTGGCGACGAGCCTGAGCGACCTGAAAGAGCGGCTCTCCCGGATCATCGTGGCCTATACCTACGACGGCAAGCCTGTGACCTGCGCCGATTTGGAAGCTCAGGGCGCGATGACGATGTTGCTCAAGGACGCGCTGAAGCCGAATATTGTTCAGACTCTGGAGCACACGCCGGCGTTCATCCACGGCGGGCCGTTTGCCAATATCGCCCACGGCTGCAACAGCATTATGGCGACCCAGTACGGCTTGAAACTGGCCGACTACACGATCACTGAGGCGGGCTTCGCCGCTGACTTGGGCGCTGAGAAGTTCTTGGATATCGTCTGCCGTCTCGGTGGAATCAAGCCGAACGCCGTCGTGATTGTGGCGACGGTCCGGGCTCTGAAGATGCACGGCGGCGTGGCGAAGGACAAGCTGGGCGAGGTCAACATGGAGGCTCTGGCCGCCGGGATCCCGAACCTGGAGAAACACATCGAGAACATGAACTCGTTCGGCCTGCCGGTCGTCGTGGCGGTGAACGCGTTCCCCACCGACCGGCCCGAGGAGCTGCAGCTGGTCGAGGACAAGTGCGCGGCGCTCGGCGCCAAGGTCGTCCTGTCGGAGATCTTCGCCAAGGGCGGCGAGGGCGGTATTGAGATGGCAAAGGCGGTTGTCGAGGCCTGCGACCAGCCCAACACGTTCCACTACCTGTACGAGCCGTCGATGAGCCCGAAGGAGAAGATCACGACCATCGCGACGAAGATCTACGGGGCTGACGGCGTGGACTTCACGGCGGACGCGGAGAAGGACCTGAAGCGGTTTCACGATTTGGGCAAGGACGACCTTCTGGTCTGCATGGCTAAGACCCAGTCGTCGATTTCTGACAACGCGAACTTGAAGGGCCGTCCGACCGGTTTCCGCGTGACGGTACGTGAGGTTCGTCTGTCGGCCGGCGCCGGGTTCTTGGTGGCCCTGTGCGGCGCGATTATGACGATGCCTGGTCTGCCGAAGCGTCCTGCGGCGTGCAATATCGACGTGGACGAGAACGGCGTCATTTCCGGTCTGTTCTAA
- a CDS encoding carbon-nitrogen hydrolase family protein codes for MQDLKKHCRLAIVQAEPILFDKAACVAKAVQLIGEAAAKGAEFIVFPELFIPGYPVGMTFGFTVGKRDEGGREDWKRYYDNSVVTGGEETRLLSEAAKRAGAYVSIGFSERDGVSGTLYNSNMIFGPTGELLSLHRKIKPTGSERVVWGDGNKGYFPVVATPWGPVGVLICWETYMPLARVALYEKGVSIYISANTNDNEEWQSTIRHVAIEGHCYFINADLLITKESYPKGLHEPERVASLERTVCRGGSSVIDPYGHVVAGPVWDKEDIIIADLDMDEVAKSRMEFDACGHYSRPDIFTFRAEEK; via the coding sequence ATGCAGGACCTTAAAAAGCACTGCCGTCTGGCAATCGTTCAGGCCGAGCCGATTCTTTTTGACAAGGCCGCCTGTGTCGCGAAAGCCGTTCAGCTGATCGGCGAGGCGGCGGCGAAGGGCGCCGAGTTCATCGTCTTTCCCGAGCTGTTTATCCCCGGTTACCCGGTGGGCATGACCTTTGGCTTCACGGTGGGGAAACGGGACGAGGGCGGCCGGGAGGACTGGAAGCGCTACTACGACAACTCGGTCGTGACCGGCGGCGAAGAGACGCGGCTCCTGTCCGAGGCGGCCAAACGCGCCGGCGCGTACGTCAGCATCGGCTTTTCGGAGCGGGACGGCGTGAGCGGGACCCTGTACAACTCCAACATGATTTTCGGCCCCACCGGCGAGCTGCTTTCCCTGCACCGAAAGATCAAGCCGACTGGCTCCGAGCGGGTCGTCTGGGGCGACGGGAACAAGGGGTACTTCCCTGTCGTCGCCACGCCTTGGGGCCCTGTGGGCGTCCTGATCTGCTGGGAGACCTACATGCCGCTGGCGCGGGTAGCCCTCTACGAGAAGGGTGTCTCGATCTACATCTCAGCGAACACGAACGACAACGAGGAGTGGCAGTCGACGATCCGGCACGTGGCTATTGAGGGCCACTGCTACTTCATCAACGCCGACCTGCTGATCACGAAGGAGAGCTATCCGAAGGGCCTGCACGAGCCGGAGCGGGTCGCTTCCCTCGAACGGACTGTTTGCCGCGGCGGTAGCTCGGTAATCGACCCGTACGGGCACGTGGTTGCTGGGCCGGTCTGGGACAAAGAGGACATCATCATCGCGGACCTCGATATGGACGAGGTAGCCAAAAGCCGAATGGAATTTGACGCCTGCGGCCATTACTCCCGACCTGATATCTTCACGTTCCGGGCCGAAGAAAAATAG
- a CDS encoding dihydrodipicolinate synthase family protein, which produces MKEIRGIFAPIVTPFTDDDKIDYESLAFNLERLGRTKLAGIVVMGSNGEFASLTQREKIDLMKFVRAHLAPSKAMIAGTGSESLPVTKELNEAAADAGADAVLVLSPTYYKGALTPAGLTAWLTAVADASPLPVMLYNMPGNSGVNIPPAVTVALSQHPNVAGIKDSGGVIAQIAQVAHQARPGFAVFAGSGSFLMPTLLAGGVGGTLAVANIAPDYCVELAERALSGDIPDARRMQGELIPLNGAVTSKWGVPGLKCAMAKLGWKSGRLRLPFLPLGAEAERQLAETLETFQSRTGYDLHVV; this is translated from the coding sequence ATGAAGGAAATTCGCGGGATTTTTGCGCCGATCGTCACGCCGTTCACCGATGACGACAAAATCGACTACGAGAGTTTGGCGTTCAACTTGGAGCGGCTGGGACGGACGAAACTGGCTGGAATTGTCGTCATGGGTAGCAACGGCGAGTTCGCGTCCCTGACCCAGCGGGAGAAAATCGACCTGATGAAGTTCGTTCGGGCGCATTTGGCCCCTTCAAAAGCGATGATCGCCGGCACAGGCAGCGAAAGCCTGCCGGTCACAAAAGAGCTGAACGAGGCGGCTGCCGACGCCGGAGCCGACGCCGTACTCGTCCTGAGCCCCACGTACTACAAGGGCGCTCTCACCCCGGCAGGGCTGACCGCGTGGCTGACCGCCGTCGCCGACGCCTCGCCGCTTCCCGTCATGCTCTACAACATGCCGGGCAACTCGGGCGTCAACATTCCTCCGGCCGTGACCGTGGCTCTGTCTCAGCACCCCAACGTGGCGGGGATCAAGGACTCGGGCGGCGTCATCGCCCAGATCGCCCAAGTCGCCCATCAGGCCCGGCCGGGTTTCGCCGTGTTCGCCGGCAGCGGGTCGTTTCTCATGCCCACGCTGCTCGCCGGCGGAGTGGGAGGAACGCTCGCAGTGGCCAACATCGCGCCGGACTACTGCGTCGAGCTGGCCGAGCGTGCTCTGTCGGGGGATATACCGGATGCGCGGCGCATGCAGGGCGAGCTGATTCCGCTCAACGGGGCCGTCACGTCCAAGTGGGGCGTGCCGGGGCTCAAGTGCGCCATGGCTAAGCTGGGCTGGAAGTCAGGACGGCTCCGCCTGCCGTTTTTGCCGCTGGGCGCCGAGGCCGAGCGCCAGCTGGCCGAAACGCTTGAAACGTTCCAGAGCCGAACCGGGTACGACCTGCACGTCGTCTGA
- a CDS encoding LysR family transcriptional regulator, with product MLLTEIETFLAIAATGSFRKAGEMLNVTQSTVSLRLKRLESELGYLMIDRRRGDKQVRLTPAGDGFLRAAEQIKTALQSVTTGREADSKLRIGAVDSVNVYLLAGLFESVRQNEPSIHLEVGTHQSWQVYELIERNELDLGFVLTARPSVQVTATPLFYENLSVMRIRRDDWPEAVSADELDPKGELPILWGDRVALWHDQIWDPTVSPLCRPDTVALVRRLLVSPDQWCLVPQSVRAALEGEFSFQQLAERPPQRICYRLEPRHPRPSAVKALAVVRELSDQLAQSYQADGSIS from the coding sequence GTGCTTCTGACAGAAATCGAAACGTTTCTCGCCATCGCCGCGACGGGCAGCTTCCGCAAGGCCGGGGAAATGCTGAACGTCACCCAGTCGACCGTGAGCCTGAGGCTCAAGCGGCTGGAAAGCGAGCTGGGCTATTTGATGATCGACCGCCGTCGGGGGGACAAGCAGGTGCGTCTCACGCCGGCCGGAGACGGGTTCCTTCGGGCCGCCGAGCAGATTAAAACGGCCCTACAGTCGGTGACGACCGGCCGGGAGGCCGACTCAAAGCTGCGAATCGGGGCCGTTGACAGCGTGAACGTCTATCTGTTGGCCGGGCTGTTCGAGTCGGTTCGGCAGAACGAGCCGAGCATTCACTTGGAAGTGGGGACTCACCAGAGCTGGCAGGTCTACGAGCTGATCGAGCGGAACGAGTTGGATCTCGGCTTCGTCCTGACGGCCCGCCCGTCGGTTCAGGTGACCGCAACGCCGCTGTTTTACGAGAACCTGTCGGTCATGCGGATCCGGCGAGACGACTGGCCGGAGGCAGTTTCTGCCGACGAGCTGGACCCAAAGGGCGAACTGCCCATCCTCTGGGGCGACCGCGTGGCGCTGTGGCACGACCAGATTTGGGATCCGACGGTATCGCCGCTCTGCCGTCCCGACACGGTGGCGCTCGTCCGTCGCCTGCTGGTTTCTCCCGACCAGTGGTGCCTCGTCCCCCAGTCCGTCCGCGCCGCGCTGGAAGGCGAGTTCTCGTTCCAGCAGCTGGCCGAGCGGCCGCCGCAGCGAATCTGCTACCGGCTTGAGCCCCGTCATCCCCGGCCCAGCGCCGTGAAGGCTCTGGCGGTCGTCCGGGAGCTGAGCGATCAGCTGGCCCAGTCGTACCAGGCGGACGGCTCCATCAGTTAA
- a CDS encoding class II SORL domain-containing protein: MKLGELIQTGDWKGEKHVPVIDAPETVAAGEAFEVCLSVGKEIAHPNTTAHHISWMKLFFLPDGAKNPIELADFHYVAHAESPKGADEGPSLCEPKGSVTLKLKTSGTLMALSYCNIHGLWGSEKPLAVK; this comes from the coding sequence ATGAAACTTGGCGAATTGATTCAGACTGGCGACTGGAAAGGCGAAAAGCACGTTCCTGTCATCGACGCTCCTGAAACCGTCGCGGCCGGCGAGGCGTTTGAAGTCTGCCTGTCAGTGGGGAAGGAGATCGCTCACCCCAACACGACGGCTCACCACATCAGCTGGATGAAGCTGTTCTTCCTGCCCGACGGGGCAAAAAATCCGATCGAGCTGGCGGACTTCCACTACGTCGCTCACGCTGAATCGCCGAAGGGCGCGGACGAAGGCCCGTCGCTCTGCGAGCCGAAAGGATCTGTGACCCTCAAGCTCAAGACGAGCGGCACGCTGATGGCCCTTTCGTACTGCAATATCCACGGTCTCTGGGGCTCTGAAAAGCCTCTCGCCGTCAAGTAA
- a CDS encoding DnaJ C-terminal domain-containing protein, protein MTASYKDYYKILGVERTADGAAIKSAYRKLAKKYHPDVNKAPDAEARYKDINEAYEVLNDPQKRATYDQLGPDWQSASQGAGGFGGFPGGTRVDFGDAGDFSEFFRTIFGGFGGGGRTFHSSAGRRGSDVEASIELSIREAFHAPMRKTLTLRDERGSREIEVNLPRGLSDGTRLRLRGQGSPGLGGGPNGDLFVTVRFRTDPVFAVQGWDLEVKVPVAPWDAALGGTAKVPTVDGSVTVKIPAGTRGGMRLRLKGRGLPLREESLSGDLFARVEITTPQSLTPQQKELWERLRALA, encoded by the coding sequence GTGACGGCTTCGTACAAGGATTATTACAAAATACTCGGCGTCGAGCGCACGGCCGACGGGGCGGCGATCAAGTCGGCGTATCGGAAGCTGGCGAAAAAGTACCATCCGGACGTGAACAAGGCGCCGGACGCGGAAGCCCGCTACAAGGACATTAACGAGGCCTACGAGGTGCTGAACGACCCGCAGAAGCGGGCGACCTACGACCAGCTGGGGCCGGACTGGCAGAGCGCCTCTCAGGGGGCCGGTGGGTTCGGCGGTTTCCCCGGCGGAACGCGGGTGGACTTCGGCGACGCCGGGGACTTCAGCGAGTTCTTCAGGACGATATTCGGCGGTTTTGGCGGCGGCGGCCGGACGTTCCACTCGTCGGCGGGGCGGCGCGGAAGCGACGTGGAAGCGTCGATCGAGCTGTCGATCCGCGAGGCGTTTCACGCGCCGATGCGAAAGACCTTGACGCTTCGGGACGAGCGGGGCAGTCGGGAGATCGAGGTCAACCTGCCCCGGGGGCTCAGCGACGGCACGCGGCTTCGGCTTCGCGGCCAGGGCTCGCCCGGCTTGGGCGGTGGGCCGAACGGTGATCTGTTCGTCACTGTGAGGTTCCGGACTGACCCGGTCTTCGCCGTTCAGGGCTGGGACTTAGAGGTGAAAGTCCCTGTGGCCCCGTGGGACGCCGCTTTGGGCGGCACGGCGAAGGTTCCTACCGTGGACGGATCTGTGACCGTAAAAATTCCGGCCGGCACGAGGGGCGGCATGCGGCTTCGGCTGAAAGGGCGCGGCCTTCCCCTGCGGGAGGAGAGCCTGTCAGGCGACCTGTTCGCCCGGGTGGAGATCACCACGCCGCAGAGCCTGACGCCCCAGCAGAAAGAGCTGTGGGAGCGCCTGCGCGCGCTGGCCTAA